A genomic window from Cloacibacillus evryensis DSM 19522 includes:
- a CDS encoding ABC transporter substrate-binding protein — protein MKHKIVRLFFTIALTLLVAASALAADVPAGKRVVVDQLGRSVVIPQKVERVVCLMHHALDITLELQAGNRLAGVMKGWEGLLFPGIADIYPPIKKLPQVGTLTEVNMEELLKTNPDLVIVTHYFPQDTLKKIEAAGIPVVAVSLYQADFEEASKLNPKLKNPDKAYTIGMRMGVNLLGEIYGKEKEARKLNDFVAEKRAIVGDKLSAIPDNKKITCYMANPDLHTYGSGKYVGVIMDRAGGINVARDISGYKAVNMEQILKWDPQVIFVQDRYAAKVLPEITKGAAWAPIKAVKDRRVYETPEYVKPWGHPCPESMALGELWMAKKLYPERFKDIDMNKAVQEFYTTFYGVPYKGKH, from the coding sequence ATGAAACACAAAATCGTTCGTCTGTTTTTCACAATCGCTCTTACGCTTCTCGTCGCCGCCTCGGCTCTTGCCGCCGACGTTCCCGCCGGGAAACGCGTCGTCGTCGATCAGCTCGGCCGCAGCGTCGTGATCCCGCAGAAGGTGGAACGCGTCGTCTGCCTCATGCACCACGCGCTCGACATCACGCTCGAGCTGCAGGCGGGGAACCGCCTCGCAGGCGTGATGAAGGGCTGGGAGGGGCTGCTCTTCCCCGGCATCGCGGATATCTATCCGCCGATCAAAAAGCTGCCGCAGGTCGGCACTCTGACCGAGGTCAATATGGAGGAGCTGCTGAAGACGAATCCCGACCTCGTCATCGTCACGCATTATTTCCCCCAGGATACGCTGAAGAAGATAGAGGCGGCGGGCATTCCCGTGGTCGCGGTCTCGCTTTATCAGGCCGATTTTGAAGAGGCCTCTAAGCTGAACCCGAAGCTGAAAAATCCCGACAAGGCCTACACGATCGGCATGAGGATGGGCGTCAATCTGCTCGGCGAGATCTACGGCAAAGAGAAAGAGGCCAGGAAGCTCAACGATTTCGTCGCCGAGAAGCGCGCGATCGTCGGAGACAAACTCTCGGCGATCCCCGACAATAAAAAGATAACCTGCTATATGGCGAACCCGGACCTCCACACCTATGGCAGCGGCAAGTATGTGGGCGTGATCATGGACCGCGCCGGCGGCATCAACGTCGCGCGCGACATCTCCGGCTACAAGGCCGTCAATATGGAGCAGATACTGAAGTGGGACCCGCAGGTGATCTTCGTGCAGGACCGCTACGCGGCGAAGGTCCTCCCCGAGATCACGAAGGGCGCGGCCTGGGCCCCGATCAAGGCCGTCAAAGACCGCCGTGTCTACGAAACGCCGGAGTATGTGAAGCCGTGGGGACATCCCTGCCCCGAGTCGATGGCGCTCGGCGAGCTCTGGATGGCGAAGAAGCTCTATCCCGAACGTTTCAAGGATATCGATATGAATAAAGCCGTGCAGGAGTTCTACACGACCTTCTACGGCGTGCCGTATAAGGGAAAGCATTGA
- a CDS encoding ATP-binding cassette domain-containing protein, producing MAHEFIEITNAFENNLKNISVKIPKKVVTVFTGVSGSGKSSLCLDTIAAESRRELNETFPSFVQQYLPKYGRPEVERIANLPVTIVIDQKKPAANTRSTVGTYTDIYSILRLLFSRVGRPFIGYSDVFSFNHPAGKCPRCDGLGIVNDLDIHKLVDFNKSLNDEDTIHFPTFGLGLWRWKRYAYSGLFDLDKKIRDYSPEELELFLHSPQIRLKNPPANWPKSAKFEGIYPRMYRSIITTKEGKRFRHILDKMVSSYECPDCRGSRVNEKVRSCLINGKNIADVTAMAIPEAMEFVASISDPMAADIKRELGRRLGALVQIGLGYLSLSRGTGTLSGGEAQRIKIAKYINSALTDMAYVLDEPSVGLHPKDISLLKDSLCALRDHGNTVLIVEHHREVIKLADHIVDMGPGAGSAGGRIIFEGGYEELLASDTLTGRLLKKKSPLKENLRRPTGWFTLGPTSLHNLKNVTVKLPLGVMTVIAGVAGSGKSSLMESFQRDCPEDTIFIGQKNIGINLRSTPATYLDISDEIRALFAKENKVAAAWFSFNSKGGCPACGGSGTIVSGMAFMDSIETVCDLCRGKRYSKEALAYTYNGKNIAEVMDMTVDEAAEFFAGKPLCEKLLSLRRVGLGYLHLNQSMTTLSGGELQRVKLASHLALRGSIFILDEPTDGLHLDDIKTLMKLWDEMTDAGNTLFLVEHSVDVMKEADYIIEMGPGGGGSGGKVIFHGEPREMLACASSVTRPYLKDSLPAD from the coding sequence ATGGCTCATGAATTTATCGAAATAACAAACGCCTTTGAAAACAACCTCAAAAACATCTCCGTCAAGATCCCCAAAAAGGTCGTGACCGTGTTCACCGGCGTCTCGGGCTCGGGGAAATCGTCGCTCTGCCTTGACACCATCGCCGCGGAATCGCGGCGCGAGCTGAACGAGACCTTCCCAAGCTTCGTGCAGCAGTATCTGCCAAAATACGGACGCCCCGAGGTGGAGCGCATCGCCAACCTGCCGGTGACGATCGTCATCGACCAGAAAAAGCCGGCGGCCAACACACGCTCGACGGTCGGCACCTACACCGATATCTATTCGATCCTGCGCCTGCTCTTTTCACGCGTCGGCCGGCCCTTTATCGGCTACTCCGATGTCTTTTCGTTCAACCATCCGGCCGGAAAGTGCCCGCGCTGCGACGGCCTCGGCATCGTCAACGATCTCGACATCCACAAGCTCGTGGATTTCAACAAAAGCCTCAACGACGAGGACACGATCCACTTTCCCACCTTCGGCCTCGGCCTCTGGCGCTGGAAGCGCTACGCCTACAGCGGCCTCTTCGACCTCGACAAGAAGATCAGGGACTATAGCCCCGAGGAGCTGGAGCTCTTCCTCCATTCGCCGCAGATAAGGCTGAAAAACCCGCCGGCCAACTGGCCGAAGTCCGCAAAGTTCGAGGGGATATACCCGCGCATGTACCGCAGCATCATCACGACAAAAGAGGGCAAACGCTTCCGCCACATCCTCGACAAGATGGTCAGCAGCTACGAATGTCCCGACTGCCGCGGCTCGCGCGTCAACGAAAAGGTACGCAGCTGCCTTATCAACGGCAAAAACATCGCCGACGTCACGGCGATGGCCATACCGGAGGCGATGGAGTTCGTCGCCTCGATAAGCGACCCGATGGCGGCGGACATCAAGCGCGAGCTCGGACGCCGCCTCGGCGCGCTCGTTCAGATCGGCCTCGGCTATCTTTCGCTCTCGCGCGGCACCGGCACCCTTTCCGGCGGCGAGGCACAGCGGATCAAGATCGCCAAATACATCAACTCGGCGCTGACGGACATGGCCTACGTCCTCGACGAGCCGAGCGTCGGCCTTCATCCCAAAGACATCAGCCTTCTCAAAGATTCCCTCTGCGCGCTGCGGGATCACGGCAACACCGTGCTCATCGTCGAGCACCACCGCGAAGTCATCAAGCTCGCCGACCATATCGTCGACATGGGGCCGGGTGCCGGGAGCGCGGGCGGCCGCATCATTTTCGAGGGCGGCTACGAAGAGCTTCTCGCCTCCGATACCCTTACCGGACGCCTGCTGAAAAAGAAAAGCCCGCTCAAAGAGAATCTGCGGCGGCCGACCGGCTGGTTCACGCTGGGGCCGACCTCGCTGCATAACCTGAAAAACGTCACCGTCAAACTGCCGCTCGGCGTGATGACGGTGATCGCCGGCGTCGCCGGCTCCGGCAAGAGCTCGCTGATGGAATCATTCCAGAGGGATTGTCCCGAGGATACTATCTTCATCGGGCAGAAAAACATCGGCATCAACCTCCGCTCCACGCCCGCGACATACCTCGACATCTCCGACGAGATACGCGCGCTCTTCGCGAAAGAAAATAAGGTGGCCGCCGCTTGGTTCAGCTTCAACTCCAAGGGCGGCTGCCCCGCCTGCGGCGGCTCCGGCACGATCGTATCCGGCATGGCCTTTATGGACTCCATCGAAACGGTCTGCGACCTATGCCGCGGGAAGCGCTACTCCAAAGAGGCGCTCGCCTACACTTATAACGGGAAGAACATCGCCGAAGTGATGGACATGACCGTGGACGAAGCGGCGGAATTCTTCGCCGGCAAACCGCTCTGTGAAAAACTCCTTTCGCTCCGGCGCGTCGGCCTCGGCTACCTCCACCTCAACCAGTCGATGACGACCCTTTCCGGCGGCGAACTGCAGCGGGTCAAGCTCGCCTCGCATCTCGCGCTGCGGGGCTCCATCTTCATCCTCGACGAGCCCACCGACGGACTGCACCTTGACGACATAAAGACGCTGATGAAGCTCTGGGACGAGATGACCGACGCCGGCAACACTCTGTTTCTCGTCGAGCACAGCGTCGACGTCATGAAAGAGGCTGACTATATAATAGAGATGGGGCCAGGCGGCGGCGGCTCCGGCGGCAAAGTGATCTTCCACGGAGAGCCGCGGGAAATGCTCGCCTGCGCAAGCTCCGTGACGAGGCCTTATTTAAAGGACAGCCTGCCGGCGGATTGA
- a CDS encoding TAXI family TRAP transporter solute-binding subunit: MKKLAVFLLFVSLLAVTSAPAAAAPTPKAGWPAQLKFMAGPPGGNWFALGSSLADMWSKNTISVTSSTGGGVSNIINANGHKGDFGFSVTSLLGAAIKGEQDFMGRPAKNAAILANLYTQYTYFIMRKDFAAKNKITKLGDIFDKKIPVKMATLKPGTSSEFVVKSLFMKGYGVTYKDIKKMGGSMEFASYEGGADLIADGHIDLFIFSVGKIASIVMNIESKADIVCLPVDDSALKALADAYGTVTFTIEPGTYKSVKKPVKTVGDYTCIVVRNDIPDSLAYDLCKSLWENKANLAKAVKDIDELTPQIAVPNGVPTQAGALKFWKEQQAKTKK; encoded by the coding sequence ATGAAGAAATTGGCGGTATTTTTACTTTTTGTTTCTCTGTTGGCCGTAACCTCGGCGCCCGCGGCGGCGGCTCCCACGCCGAAAGCGGGATGGCCCGCGCAGCTTAAGTTTATGGCCGGACCTCCCGGCGGCAACTGGTTCGCGCTTGGCAGCTCCCTGGCCGATATGTGGTCGAAAAACACGATATCAGTAACCAGCAGCACCGGCGGCGGCGTCTCGAATATCATCAACGCCAACGGACATAAGGGCGATTTCGGCTTCTCCGTCACCTCGCTCCTCGGCGCGGCCATCAAGGGAGAACAGGACTTCATGGGCCGCCCCGCGAAAAACGCGGCGATCCTCGCGAACCTTTACACCCAGTACACCTACTTTATTATGCGTAAGGATTTTGCCGCAAAGAACAAGATAACGAAGCTCGGCGATATCTTTGATAAAAAGATCCCCGTCAAGATGGCAACTCTGAAGCCGGGCACCTCTTCGGAATTCGTCGTGAAGTCGCTCTTCATGAAGGGCTATGGCGTGACCTATAAAGACATCAAGAAGATGGGCGGCTCGATGGAATTTGCCTCATACGAGGGCGGAGCCGACCTCATCGCCGACGGACATATCGACCTCTTTATCTTTTCTGTGGGCAAGATCGCTTCGATCGTCATGAACATTGAAAGCAAGGCCGACATCGTCTGCCTCCCCGTTGACGACAGCGCGCTCAAGGCGCTTGCCGACGCCTACGGCACGGTCACCTTCACGATCGAGCCCGGCACCTATAAGAGCGTTAAGAAGCCCGTCAAGACCGTCGGCGACTATACCTGCATCGTCGTCCGCAATGACATTCCCGATTCGCTCGCCTACGACCTCTGCAAGTCCCTCTGGGAAAACAAGGCGAACCTCGCGAAGGCTGTGAAGGACATCGACGAACTGACGCCGCAGATCGCGGTGCCGAATGGCGTCCCGACACAGGCCGGCGCGCTGAAGTTCTGGAAAGAACAGCAGGCCAAGACGAAAAAGTAA
- a CDS encoding ABC transporter ATP-binding protein, which translates to MRFSVENLAFAYGGRRVFEEITFTLEAGEVLCLLGPNGAGKSTLIKCLAGIFVPGAGEIRIDGASIRTMRRKEFARRVAYIPQSAAPVFPFPVRDIAAMGRTPHKAFFDQPDHRDYEMVRAALAELGIEHLEYKNCTELSGGERQMVLFAAAMVQEPELLLLDEPTSHLDFGNQMRVLKSVKKLSAERGISVIMATHAPEQAFLAGSLAAMLKGGTISAWGAPSEVITEKSVSECFGVRVKVVDIDRERNIKGCMALME; encoded by the coding sequence ATGAGGTTCTCCGTTGAAAATCTCGCCTTCGCCTACGGCGGACGGCGGGTCTTTGAGGAAATAACCTTTACGCTCGAGGCGGGCGAGGTGCTGTGTCTGCTGGGGCCGAACGGCGCCGGCAAATCGACGCTGATCAAGTGCCTCGCGGGGATCTTTGTCCCCGGCGCCGGAGAGATCCGCATCGACGGCGCGAGTATCAGGACCATGCGCCGTAAGGAGTTCGCGCGCCGCGTCGCCTACATACCTCAGAGCGCGGCCCCCGTATTCCCCTTCCCCGTGCGCGACATCGCCGCGATGGGACGCACGCCGCACAAGGCCTTTTTCGACCAGCCCGATCATAGGGATTACGAGATGGTCCGGGCGGCGCTCGCGGAGCTCGGCATCGAACATCTCGAATACAAGAACTGTACCGAACTTTCGGGCGGCGAGCGTCAGATGGTGCTCTTCGCCGCGGCGATGGTGCAGGAACCCGAGCTTCTGCTGCTCGACGAGCCGACTTCGCACCTCGACTTCGGCAATCAGATGAGGGTGCTGAAGTCGGTGAAAAAGCTCTCCGCGGAGAGGGGCATCAGCGTCATCATGGCGACGCACGCGCCCGAGCAGGCGTTTCTCGCGGGGAGCCTCGCGGCGATGCTCAAGGGCGGGACGATCTCCGCCTGGGGCGCGCCCTCCGAGGTGATAACGGAGAAGTCGGTGAGTGAGTGTTTCGGCGTGCGCGTGAAGGTCGTCGACATCGACAGGGAAAGAAATATCAAAGGCTGCATGGCGCTGATGGAATGA
- a CDS encoding exonuclease domain-containing protein, translating to MIINVQKNLPQSDEFTFTAIDFERANNSQNSVCQVGICTVERGRIVRSREFFVRPPQRVFYFQKKAMEIHGITSLDVEGAPTFDKVWEKIFPDIEGRPLAAHSFRDDALTLDAILCSYRIKYRYQKYGHLCTLDLAQRADIHGENNKYNLEALCGRYGITLRPHHAGSDAEGCAMLALKIAEELSIDSFRSLADLSQTPDFHEPELPDELTYTDLGVLENYLHRLKNKKTVQLADCPKLKDLGMAKKMIKKHPSIILKKDAAMSASGLAQWFSEQRPLPAPQKSGRTKSRKKR from the coding sequence ATGATAATCAACGTCCAGAAAAACCTGCCGCAAAGCGACGAATTCACCTTCACGGCGATCGATTTCGAGCGGGCCAACAACAGCCAGAACTCCGTCTGCCAAGTGGGGATATGCACGGTAGAACGGGGCAGGATCGTACGATCCCGCGAGTTTTTCGTCAGGCCGCCGCAGCGCGTGTTCTACTTTCAGAAAAAGGCGATGGAGATACACGGCATCACATCCCTCGACGTGGAGGGCGCGCCCACCTTCGACAAGGTCTGGGAAAAGATATTCCCCGACATCGAGGGGCGTCCTCTCGCCGCGCACAGCTTCCGCGACGACGCGCTGACTCTGGACGCGATACTTTGCAGCTACCGGATAAAATACAGGTATCAAAAATACGGACACCTCTGCACCCTCGACCTGGCCCAGAGGGCGGATATCCACGGAGAAAACAACAAATACAACCTCGAGGCGCTGTGCGGGCGCTACGGCATCACGCTGCGCCCGCATCACGCGGGCTCTGACGCCGAAGGCTGCGCGATGCTGGCGCTGAAAATCGCGGAGGAGCTATCTATAGATTCATTCCGCTCGCTGGCGGACCTATCCCAAACTCCCGATTTTCATGAACCGGAACTGCCTGACGAACTCACCTATACCGACCTGGGAGTGCTGGAAAACTACCTTCACAGGCTAAAAAACAAAAAAACGGTGCAGCTAGCGGACTGCCCCAAGCTAAAAGACCTTGGCATGGCTAAAAAGATGATAAAAAAACATCCCTCGATAATCCTTAAAAAAGACGCCGCGATGAGCGCCAGCGGACTCGCGCAGTGGTTTTCCGAACAGAGGCCGCTGCCCGCCCCTCAAAAGAGCGGCAGGACGAAAAGCCGGAAGAAAAGATAA
- a CDS encoding FecCD family ABC transporter permease yields MLKPGDGKNEFMIETGLALAVPASFVLSLLIGRYGIPVETLCKMLLSAVFPLEKTWPQTMETVFFQIRLPRITAAFFVGASLAVSGAIFQGIFKNPLVSPDILGVSYGAGFGAALAILLTNGGVYLQASAICFGMLAVFAAYTMARFFKGAPVLVLVLSGIIVGAFFQALLSSLKYIADPYDKLPSIIFWLMGSLSRVSAGDLSWTLPAFAAGMGALYLCRWRINLLALGDEEARALGVNTTLERGAVIFVCTLLSCLAVCLAGTISWVGLVIPHVGRLLVGSDYRRLLPACISLGGIYLILIDNAARALTMNEIPLGILTSLIGAPFFAMLLMRRRAGWRG; encoded by the coding sequence ATGCTGAAGCCCGGAGACGGCAAAAACGAGTTTATGATAGAGACGGGGCTGGCGCTGGCCGTTCCCGCCTCTTTCGTCCTTTCGCTGCTCATCGGGCGCTACGGCATACCGGTGGAGACGCTCTGCAAGATGCTGCTCTCCGCCGTTTTCCCGCTGGAAAAGACGTGGCCGCAGACGATGGAGACGGTCTTTTTCCAGATACGGCTGCCTCGCATCACCGCGGCCTTCTTCGTCGGCGCCTCTCTCGCGGTCTCGGGGGCGATCTTCCAGGGTATTTTCAAGAACCCGCTCGTCTCGCCTGACATCCTGGGCGTCTCTTACGGCGCGGGCTTCGGCGCGGCGCTCGCGATATTGCTGACGAACGGCGGCGTCTATTTACAGGCTTCGGCGATATGCTTCGGGATGCTCGCGGTCTTCGCCGCCTATACGATGGCGCGGTTCTTTAAGGGCGCTCCCGTTCTGGTCCTCGTCCTTTCGGGCATCATCGTGGGGGCCTTCTTTCAGGCGCTGCTCTCTTCGCTCAAATACATCGCCGATCCCTACGACAAACTGCCCTCGATCATCTTCTGGCTCATGGGTTCGCTCTCGCGCGTCAGCGCCGGCGACCTCTCGTGGACGCTGCCGGCTTTCGCCGCGGGCATGGGCGCGCTTTATCTCTGCCGCTGGCGCATCAATCTTCTCGCGCTGGGGGATGAGGAGGCGCGCGCGCTCGGCGTGAACACCACTCTTGAACGGGGCGCGGTGATCTTCGTCTGCACGCTGCTCTCCTGCCTCGCGGTCTGCCTCGCCGGCACGATAAGCTGGGTCGGCCTGGTGATCCCGCACGTGGGACGGCTGCTCGTCGGCTCCGACTACCGCCGCCTGCTGCCGGCCTGCATATCGCTCGGCGGCATCTATCTTATCCTGATAGACAACGCGGCGCGCGCCCTCACGATGAACGAGATACCGCTGGGGATACTCACCTCGCTCATCGGCGCGCCATTTTTCGCGATGCTGCTCATGCGGCGGCGCGCGGGGTGGCGCGGATGA
- a CDS encoding RraA family protein: MTHPKISPELIARAAALSTPELCDGMEPFRAMHYEIKPLVGDRVVGQAFTADLPMGSSELAARMIDEAGAGDILVLAGRGDCRGSLWGDYKSLCASLKKIGGVVIDGALRDIAGCREIGLPVFARAVVCGAVKKSDYGALGVTVSCGGVSVRPGDLIAGDANGVVVLPYEEEELAKILDRAEKKKAAQEEKERKLLSAEI, translated from the coding sequence ATGACGCATCCCAAAATATCCCCGGAACTGATCGCGCGCGCCGCCGCCCTCTCCACCCCGGAACTCTGCGACGGCATGGAGCCATTCCGCGCCATGCATTACGAGATAAAGCCGCTTGTGGGAGATCGTGTCGTCGGGCAGGCCTTTACCGCCGACCTGCCGATGGGCTCCTCGGAGCTGGCAGCCCGCATGATAGACGAGGCCGGGGCGGGCGACATCCTTGTCCTCGCGGGGCGCGGGGACTGCCGCGGCTCGCTGTGGGGAGACTACAAGAGCCTCTGCGCCTCGCTGAAAAAGATCGGCGGCGTCGTGATAGACGGCGCGCTGCGCGACATCGCAGGCTGCCGCGAAATCGGGCTGCCGGTATTTGCCCGGGCAGTCGTCTGCGGCGCGGTGAAGAAGAGCGATTACGGCGCGCTGGGCGTGACGGTCTCCTGCGGCGGCGTCTCCGTGCGCCCCGGCGACCTGATCGCGGGCGACGCTAACGGCGTCGTCGTGCTGCCCTATGAGGAAGAAGAACTGGCGAAGATACTCGACCGCGCGGAAAAGAAAAAAGCGGCGCAGGAAGAAAAAGAGCGGAAACTGCTGTCCGCGGAAATATAG
- a CDS encoding flavodoxin family protein → MKILALQGSPRLRGNTAILLSQFVNGARAAGSDVEVINLQEQSIHPCDACDMCECGERDFCVYNDSMREVMKKIKEADALVFATPVWWTGASTLTKIFLDRLYGYKTRKYFEGKGVFLITTYFDNHAHEQPLPGADIVGYVFQSVSDFTGMEFLGHLRSAVTGTVLENTSILDKAFTEGKKFAKVITAAK, encoded by the coding sequence ATGAAAATATTAGCGTTACAGGGCAGTCCTCGTCTGCGCGGAAACACGGCGATCCTGCTATCCCAGTTTGTAAACGGTGCCCGTGCCGCCGGCAGCGACGTTGAGGTGATAAACCTGCAGGAGCAGAGTATCCATCCCTGCGACGCGTGCGACATGTGCGAGTGCGGCGAGCGAGATTTTTGCGTATATAACGACTCGATGCGCGAGGTGATGAAAAAGATCAAAGAGGCCGACGCCCTGGTCTTCGCGACGCCGGTATGGTGGACGGGCGCCTCTACGCTCACCAAAATATTCCTTGACCGCCTTTACGGTTATAAGACGCGTAAATACTTTGAGGGCAAGGGCGTATTCCTCATCACGACATATTTTGACAACCACGCCCATGAACAGCCGCTTCCGGGCGCGGATATCGTCGGCTATGTGTTCCAGTCCGTGTCGGATTTCACCGGCATGGAATTTCTGGGCCATCTGCGCTCCGCGGTAACGGGGACCGTTTTGGAGAATACGTCGATACTCGATAAGGCGTTTACAGAGGGAAAGAAATTCGCGAAGGTGATAACTGCGGCGAAATAA